In Calliopsis andreniformis isolate RMS-2024a chromosome 6, iyCalAndr_principal, whole genome shotgun sequence, a single genomic region encodes these proteins:
- the LOC143180185 gene encoding DNA fragmentation factor subunit alpha, translating into MSETTGISQGLGNPYKIVDHAREKRKGITASSLKELINIARSRLSLPSDAKLTIVLEQDGTEVDDEEYFATLERNTSLMVLHGDQKWVAAGSGKTASRYIVVDDIDNIESGSRSDELRRRRPPIEPLVSSLHGDPSHISLLGGNDLELLSDMDPDSLADIVPDRIFLEQLKEASGRFLAEKRQAQESMALLQMYASGGEMERA; encoded by the exons ATGTCAGAAACGACAGGCATATCGCAAGGTTTGGGTAACCCTTACAAGATCGTCGATCACGCCAGAGAGAAACGGAAGGGAATTACTGCTTCTTCGCTGAAAGAATTGATTAACATTGCAAGAAGTCGCTTATCTTTGCCTTCGGATGCAAAACTCACGATTGTTTTGGAACAAGATG GTACTGAAGTAGACGACGAAGAATATTTTGCCACATTAGAAAGAAATACTAGTTTAATGGTTCTACATGGTGATCAAAAATGGGTGGCAGCAGGGAGCGGTAAAACTGCTTCCCGTTACATTGTCGTAGATGATATTGATAACATAGAAAGCGGATCGAGAAGCGATGAACTTAGAAGGCGTCGGCCACCGATAGAACCGTTAGTGTCATCATTGCATGGTGATCCTTCGCATATATCGTTACTCGGCGGAAATGATCTGGAATTGCTCAGCGATATGGACCCGGACAGCTTAGCCGACATAGTGCCTGACAG AATTTTCTTGGAGCAATTGAAGGAAGCATCGGGTAGATTTTTGGCTGAGAAACGACAAGCACAGGAGTCAATGGCTCTTCTTCAGATGTATGCGAGCGGTGGAGAGATGGAACGAGCGTAG
- the LOC143180184 gene encoding D-beta-hydroxybutyrate dehydrogenase, mitochondrial, giving the protein MSEMPLSSGNKEPDDSQTWELAERCLLPIAFSHAIAVILATVLNVLGISQTSSFVLFLLLLIISIGATLFYHNLKVTAAGKAILVTGCDSRVGYTLSKQLDELGFTVFAGFGNKMENEESMQKLKQESSGRLHVLQLDITSEHDIHSTFLYVNENLPDGTPGLWALVHATAWVTLGECEWVPPTILKRSTDINFIGLARLTQVFLPLIRRSKGRVVLVSSLLARIPSPVRGIYCAVKAAVEAWGACLRLEMRRWGVDVVIVETGEYVSGNAWLKDNCSLLEQAREMWTQLDPQTRKEYGQELFEKEMLALEKYTQGPEADLTSVIRALIDGVTKTFPMRRYMPVSRKERIQAMCSDYLPKPVYDILYTN; this is encoded by the exons ATGTCAGAAATGCCTCTGTCGAGTGGAAATAAAGAACCAGATGATAGTCAAACATGGGAATTAGCAGAAAGATGTCTTCTCCCAATTGCATTCTCTCATGCAATTGCAGTCATTTTAGCAACTGTTTTAAACGTGCTGGGTATATCGCAAACATCTAGTTTCGTGCTTTTCCttctattattaattatatccataggagctacACTATTCTACCATAATCTAAAG GTGACTGCTGCAGGAAAAGCAATTCTCGTAACAGGCTGCGATTCAAGAGTCGGATATACTTTGAGTAAGCAATTAGATGAATTG GGATTCACTGTTTTCGCTGGGTTTGGTAATAAAATGGAAAATGAAGAGTCGATGCAAAAATTAAAACAAGAGTCTTCCGGCAGACTACACGTACTACAGTTGGATATTACCAGTGAACACGATATTCACTCAACGTTCCTTTACGTGAACGAAAATTTGCCAGATGGAACACCAG GTTTATGGGCATTAGTACATGCCACTGCTTGGGTGACTTTAGGAGAATGCGAATGGGTACCTCCTACTATATTGAAACGTAGCACAGACATTAACTTCATCGGTCTTGCTCGATTGACTCAG gtATTCTTACCTTTAATTAGAAGATCAAAAGGTCGTGTTGTATTAGTTAGCAGTCTTCTAGCTCGTATACCAAGTCCAGTCAGAGGCATTTACTGCGCGGTTAAG GCTGCAGTTGAAGCTTGGGGAGCCTGTCTTAGATTAGAAATGAGGCGGTGGGGAGTAGATGTGGTTATTGTCGAAACTGGCGAATATGTATCTGGAAATGCATGGTTGAAAGATAACTGTTCATTATTAGAACAAGCTAGAGAAATGTGGACACAATTAGATCCTCAAACGCGTAAAGAATATGGACaagaattatttgaaaaagaAATGTTGGCTCTTGAAAAGTATACGCAAGGTCCAGAAGCAGATTTAACATCCGTAATCAGAGCTTTAATCGATGGTGTTACAAAAACTTTCCCAATGAGAAGGTATATGCCAGTTTCGCGTAAGGAGAGGATACAGGCAATGTGCAGCGATTATCTTCCAAAACCAGTTTACGACATTTTATACACAAACTGA
- the Lnk gene encoding SH2B adapter-like protein Lnk isoform X1, with amino-acid sequence MSVYTITAAAPTSIIISTTTTTTATATTTTTVVAATVTTTATSTTAPAVAVSPEAAPGWIEFCERHARASASDFAKAFCTYVSLNLPESARSNFSHRDFLRKFVESFCEHFESEYLRRTVRSPSLYDTRRTTINDRDIVSRNSTAPIRASSHEEFSDYSEHDGDAISPKPAHKPFFRRLSFKGLKKGKSFFHKQQSDEVELSHSEHRRDKHSKAKLSKIVVECRKEGIVNSLMGENIDGTQKWEKSRLALIKAIGGYMLEFYSPPKAVKPRSGVFCSAITEARETTALEMPDHENTFVLKTQNMEFVIEAHDSNDMRSWLATIKYCMRTVQQNSINPNSGTDATGNSLGHGSVAISNEGDRLRANSASKSSRSAILEHGEETSNNPPEIPPRLRTRSNSNLELCSSQQDIEQMTANDGETDLSSSLREYPWFHGTLPRSDAAQLVLHSAANGHGVFLVRQSETRKGEFVLTFNFQGRAKHLRMTLNDQGHCRVQHLCFPAIYDMLEHFRQNAIPLESGGTADVTLTEFVVANHVTRSGHHNLSGTNQQQLQERRPPAAPEPREVRTYGGSIRTRIESLERLEQQNNIAEQQSSSSSSGRAIQNTYSFL; translated from the exons ATGAGTGTTTATACTATAACCGCGGCGGCACCAACGAGTATAATAATATCAACAACTACGACAACGACGGCAACCGCGACGACGACAACAACGGTAGTAGCAGCAACAGTGACGACGACGGCTACGTCAACAACGGCGCCGGCGGTTGCCGTGTCGCCTGAAGCTGCACCTGGCTGGATAGAATTTTGTGAGAGACACGCCCGCGCTTCGGCTTCAGATTTCGCCAAAGCGTTTTGTACTTATGTCAGTTTAAATTTACCCGAAAGCGCCAGATCAAATTTCTCTCATCGTGATTTCTTAAGAAAATTCGTTGAGAGTTTCTGTGAACACTTCGAAAGTGAATACTTACGTCGCACAGTCAG ATCACCTTCTTTATATGATACAAGACGTACAACGATCAATGACAGAGATATTGTAAGTCGTAACAGTACTGCTCCTATTCGTGCCTCGTCTCACGAAGAATTTAGCGATTATTCTGAACACGATGGAGATGCCATTTCTCCAAAGCCAGCTCATAAACCATTTTTCCGTCGTCTTTCCTTCAAAGGGCTCAAAAAGGGTAAAAGTTTCTTTCATAAACAGCAAAGCGACGAGGTGGAATTATCCCACAGTGAACATCGTAGAGATAAACATTCGAAAGCTAAACTCTCAAAGATTGTGGTGGAATGCAGGAAAGAAGGTATCGTTAATTCCTTGATGGGAGAAAATATTGATGGAACTCAAAAATGGGAAAAATCTCGGCTCGCTTTGATAAAAGCGATCGGTGGATACATGTTAGAATTTTATTCCCCTCCAAAAGCGGTGAAACCACGTAGCGGTGTATTTTGTTCCGCAATAACAGAAGCTAGAGAAACGACCGCATTGGAAATGCCTGATCATGAAAATACATTTGTGCTAAAAACGCAGAATATGGAATTTGTAATAGAAGCTCATGATTCGAATGATATGAGATCATGGTTAGCTACTATTAAATATTGTATGCGCACAGTACAACAAAATTCTATTAATCCCAATTCTGGAACAGATGCTACTGGAAACTCGTTAGGGCATGGTTCAGTAGCTATTAGTAACGAAGGGGATAGATTGAGAGCTAATTCTGCGAGTAAGAGTTCTCGATCTGCCATACTCGAACATGGAGAAGAGACATCGAACAATCCGCCAGAAATACCTCCAAGACTTCGTACAAGAAGTAACAGTAATTTGGAATTATGCTCGTCTCAACAAGACATCGAACAGA tGACCGCAAACGATGGCGAAACAGATTTATCTAGCAGTTTAAGAGAATATCCGTGGTTTCATGGAACACTCCCTAGATCGGATGCAGCACAACTCGTCTTACATAGCGCAGCTAATGGTCACGGTGTGTTTCTTGTTCGTCAAAGCGAAACGAGGAAAGGAGAATTCGTATTAACCTTCAATTTTCAAGGCAGAGCAAAG CATTTACGTATGACGTTAAATGATCAAGGCCACTGTCGTGTTCAACATCTTTGCTTTCCTGCTATATACGATATGCTTGAACATTTTCGTCAAAATGCCATACCTCTTGAGTCTGGTGGAACTGCAGATGTAACCTTGACAGAATTCGTTGTGGCAAATCATGTCACACGATCGGGACATCATAACTTATCTGGAACAAATCAACAACAATTGCAAGAAAGAAGACCTCCAGCAGCCCCAGAGCCCAGAGAA GTACGCACATATGGAGGTTCTATAAGAACACGCATAGAATCACTCGAAAGACTGGAACAACAAAACAACATTGCGGAACAACAAAGTTCATCGTCATCTAGCGGTAGAGCCATTCAAAACACGTACAGTTTCCTTTGA
- the Lnk gene encoding SH2B adapter-like protein Lnk isoform X2 — protein sequence MSVYTITAAAPTSIIISTTTTTTATATTTTTVVAATVTTTATSTTAPAVAVSPEAAPGWIEFCERHARASASDFAKAFCTYVSLNLPESARSNFSHRDFLRKFVESFCEHFESEYLRRTVRSPSLYDTRRTTINDRDIVSRNSTAPIRASSHEEFSDYSEHDGDAISPKPAHKPFFRRLSFKGLKKGKSFFHKQQSDEVELSHSEHRRDKHSKAKLSKIVVECRKEGIVNSLMGENIDGTQKWEKSRLALIKAIGGYMLEFYSPPKAVKPRSGVFCSAITEARETTALEMPDHENTFVLKTQNMEFVIEAHDSNDMRSWLATIKYCMRTVQQNSINPNSGTDATGNSLGHGSVAISNEGDRLRANSASKSSRSAILEHGEETSNNPPEIPPRLRTRSNSNLELCSSQQDIEQMTANDGETDLSSSLREYPWFHGTLPRSDAAQLVLHSAANGHGVFLVRQSETRKGEFVLTFNFQGRAKHLRMTLNDQGHCRVQHLCFPAIYDMLEHFRQNAIPLESGGTADVTLTEFVVANHVTRSGHHNLSGTNQQQLQERRPPAAPEPREVRVDSGSLTPLD from the exons ATGAGTGTTTATACTATAACCGCGGCGGCACCAACGAGTATAATAATATCAACAACTACGACAACGACGGCAACCGCGACGACGACAACAACGGTAGTAGCAGCAACAGTGACGACGACGGCTACGTCAACAACGGCGCCGGCGGTTGCCGTGTCGCCTGAAGCTGCACCTGGCTGGATAGAATTTTGTGAGAGACACGCCCGCGCTTCGGCTTCAGATTTCGCCAAAGCGTTTTGTACTTATGTCAGTTTAAATTTACCCGAAAGCGCCAGATCAAATTTCTCTCATCGTGATTTCTTAAGAAAATTCGTTGAGAGTTTCTGTGAACACTTCGAAAGTGAATACTTACGTCGCACAGTCAG ATCACCTTCTTTATATGATACAAGACGTACAACGATCAATGACAGAGATATTGTAAGTCGTAACAGTACTGCTCCTATTCGTGCCTCGTCTCACGAAGAATTTAGCGATTATTCTGAACACGATGGAGATGCCATTTCTCCAAAGCCAGCTCATAAACCATTTTTCCGTCGTCTTTCCTTCAAAGGGCTCAAAAAGGGTAAAAGTTTCTTTCATAAACAGCAAAGCGACGAGGTGGAATTATCCCACAGTGAACATCGTAGAGATAAACATTCGAAAGCTAAACTCTCAAAGATTGTGGTGGAATGCAGGAAAGAAGGTATCGTTAATTCCTTGATGGGAGAAAATATTGATGGAACTCAAAAATGGGAAAAATCTCGGCTCGCTTTGATAAAAGCGATCGGTGGATACATGTTAGAATTTTATTCCCCTCCAAAAGCGGTGAAACCACGTAGCGGTGTATTTTGTTCCGCAATAACAGAAGCTAGAGAAACGACCGCATTGGAAATGCCTGATCATGAAAATACATTTGTGCTAAAAACGCAGAATATGGAATTTGTAATAGAAGCTCATGATTCGAATGATATGAGATCATGGTTAGCTACTATTAAATATTGTATGCGCACAGTACAACAAAATTCTATTAATCCCAATTCTGGAACAGATGCTACTGGAAACTCGTTAGGGCATGGTTCAGTAGCTATTAGTAACGAAGGGGATAGATTGAGAGCTAATTCTGCGAGTAAGAGTTCTCGATCTGCCATACTCGAACATGGAGAAGAGACATCGAACAATCCGCCAGAAATACCTCCAAGACTTCGTACAAGAAGTAACAGTAATTTGGAATTATGCTCGTCTCAACAAGACATCGAACAGA tGACCGCAAACGATGGCGAAACAGATTTATCTAGCAGTTTAAGAGAATATCCGTGGTTTCATGGAACACTCCCTAGATCGGATGCAGCACAACTCGTCTTACATAGCGCAGCTAATGGTCACGGTGTGTTTCTTGTTCGTCAAAGCGAAACGAGGAAAGGAGAATTCGTATTAACCTTCAATTTTCAAGGCAGAGCAAAG CATTTACGTATGACGTTAAATGATCAAGGCCACTGTCGTGTTCAACATCTTTGCTTTCCTGCTATATACGATATGCTTGAACATTTTCGTCAAAATGCCATACCTCTTGAGTCTGGTGGAACTGCAGATGTAACCTTGACAGAATTCGTTGTGGCAAATCATGTCACACGATCGGGACATCATAACTTATCTGGAACAAATCAACAACAATTGCAAGAAAGAAGACCTCCAGCAGCCCCAGAGCCCAGAGAAGTAAGAGTCGACAGTGGAAGTCTAACTCCTCTTGACTGA
- the Atox1 gene encoding antioxidant 1 copper chaperone isoform X1: protein MGSQVYEFNVEMTCEGCANSITNVLNKKKGVDQIQIDLEGKKVFVTSSLSSEEVLQVIKKTGKECKFLGIKK, encoded by the exons ATGGGATCTCAG gTGTACGAATTCAATGTGGAAATGACATGCGAAGGATGTGCCAATTCTATAACAAATGTACTTAATAAAAAGAAAG GTGTCGATCAGATACAGATAGATTTGGAAGGAAAGAAAGTATTTGTAACATCCTCGCTTTCTTCTGAAGAGGTACTACAAGTTATTAAGAAAACTGGGAAAGAGTGCAAATTTTTAGGAATTAAGAAATAA
- the Atox1 gene encoding antioxidant 1 copper chaperone isoform X2: MTCEGCANSITNVLNKKKGVDQIQIDLEGKKVFVTSSLSSEEVLQVIKKTGKECKFLGIKK, from the exons ATGACATGCGAAGGATGTGCCAATTCTATAACAAATGTACTTAATAAAAAGAAAG GTGTCGATCAGATACAGATAGATTTGGAAGGAAAGAAAGTATTTGTAACATCCTCGCTTTCTTCTGAAGAGGTACTACAAGTTATTAAGAAAACTGGGAAAGAGTGCAAATTTTTAGGAATTAAGAAATAA